TAAAAAGTCTAAAAATAACAAATATTCTAAAAATTCTAAGAGGTCTATATCCTGGAAGAATTGCTAAAAGGTCAATGATTGCAAATGGAGATTTTATGTATTCCCACTTTTTAAGTAAAATCTCTTTAAAAACCTTTTTTAAATTAAATTCTCTCCCTAAGAAATAGGCTTCTTCATACTCTTGAATAATAATTTTATGTATATCGTTATAAACCCAAAGCCTTATAATATACTCAATTAAAAAAATAGTTGTAATAAAATAAAAATCAAAATCTTCAAGTAAAGGATAAACTTCATTTTTTATATCATAAAGTAAAATTCCTACACTTATCAAAACCAAAAAAAACATAAAAAAGTCAAAGACTTTTTTATATTGATAAGTATCATCATTCATTAAACGCCAAAAAAATTTTTTTACTTTTTTATAAACTTCATTTCCATCTAAATAAAAAGCAAAAGCCACTAAGGCTTTTACTATACTCTTTTTTATATTCAAGAAAGCTTACTTTTTAATAATTTATTTACAACTTGCGGATTAGCTTTTCCTTTACTTGCTTTCATAACTTGACCTACAAAAAATCCAAATAGCTTTTCTTTTCCAGATTTATACTCAGCTACTTTATCTTCATTTGCAGCTAATACTTCATCTACAATCTTTTCAATTGCACTCTCATCACTTATTTGTTTAAGTCCAAGTTTTTCAATAGCCTCATCTACTTCAATATCTTCTTCCATTAATAAATCTAAAACCTTTTTACCACCAGCCCCACTTATAACTGCTTCTTTTTCTCTAATAGCAATTAGTGAAAGTTTTTTAGCATTTACAGGTGAATTTTCAATACTTAAACCAGCTTTATTTAATCTTCCAAGAAGCTCTATTGCAAGCCATCTATTCGCTGCATTTGGTTCTACTCCAAGAGAAATCATCTCTTCAAAAAATTTAGCAAGTTCTGGCTCGCTTGTTAAAACACCTGCATCATATTCTTTAAGCTTAAATTCTTGCATGTATCTTTGTTTCTTCTCATCAGGAAGTTCTGGAATTTTTATATCAAAAAATTCATCTGGTACTTCAAGAGGAAGTAAGTCTGGGTCTGGGAAATATCTATAATCTGCACTCTCTTCTTTTCCTCTCATACTTCTTGTCTCACCCGTTTTACTATCAAAAAGTCTTGTCTCTTGTACTACTTCATCTTCATATTCATCATACTCATAAGCTTCAATATGTCTTTCAACTTCATAATCAATTGCTTGTTTTATAAATTTAAATGAGTTAATGTTTTTAATTTCAACTCTCGTTCCAAACTCTTTTTGACCTTTTGGTCTAACAGAAACATTAGCATCAACCCTAAAACTTCCTTCTTGCATATTTGCATCACTAATTCCAAGATATTTAACAATAGCATGAAGTTTTTTAAGATAAGCAATAGCTTCATCACTACTTCTCATGTCAGGTTCACTTACAATTTCAAGAAGAGGAGTCCCTGCCCTATTTAAATCAACTTTACTTACATCCCCATCGTGAATATTTTTACCTGCATCTTCTTCTAAATGTGCCCTTGTAATTCCAATTCTTTTTTTACCATCTTTTGTATCAATAAAAATTTCACCATTTTCTACAATAGGCACTACAAATTGAGAAATTTGATACCCTTTTGGAAGGTCAGGATAAAAATAGTTTTTTCTCTCAAATGTTGAAATTTTATTTATTTTAGCATTTACAGCTTTTCCAAACATAACTGCTTTTTTAACTGCCTCTTTATTCATCACAGGTAAAGCCCCAGGAAGACCAAGACAAGTAGGACAAGTATTTGTATTTGGCTCATCACCAAAGCTTGTTGGACAACTACAAAAAATTTTTGTTTTTGTGTTTAATTGAACATGAACTTCTAACCCTATTACTACTTCATAACTCATTTTTTCTCCTTTTATTCTACTACGAATCTAAAACCATTTTTGTGAAGTGCTCTTTTAATAGATTCTTGATGTTCAAGACCTCTTGTTTCAAGAGCAATTGAAACATTAGCATCACCAATTGCTAAATTTAAATCAGTCCTATCATAACCAATTGAAACTATATTTGCTCTTTCTTTACTAAGAATTTCTGTTAATTTCATTAATGCACCTGGCTTATCTACAAGTGTAATTACAAGTTTCATTTTTCTGTGAGATTTTAATAAACCTTTTTCAATAATTAAATTAACCATAGTAACATCTATATTCCCTCCACTTAAAACCACTCCTACTTTTTTAGGTG
This Caminibacter mediatlanticus TB-2 DNA region includes the following protein-coding sequences:
- the gatB gene encoding Asp-tRNA(Asn)/Glu-tRNA(Gln) amidotransferase subunit GatB: MSYEVVIGLEVHVQLNTKTKIFCSCPTSFGDEPNTNTCPTCLGLPGALPVMNKEAVKKAVMFGKAVNAKINKISTFERKNYFYPDLPKGYQISQFVVPIVENGEIFIDTKDGKKRIGITRAHLEEDAGKNIHDGDVSKVDLNRAGTPLLEIVSEPDMRSSDEAIAYLKKLHAIVKYLGISDANMQEGSFRVDANVSVRPKGQKEFGTRVEIKNINSFKFIKQAIDYEVERHIEAYEYDEYEDEVVQETRLFDSKTGETRSMRGKEESADYRYFPDPDLLPLEVPDEFFDIKIPELPDEKKQRYMQEFKLKEYDAGVLTSEPELAKFFEEMISLGVEPNAANRWLAIELLGRLNKAGLSIENSPVNAKKLSLIAIREKEAVISGAGGKKVLDLLMEEDIEVDEAIEKLGLKQISDESAIEKIVDEVLAANEDKVAEYKSGKEKLFGFFVGQVMKASKGKANPQVVNKLLKSKLS